Proteins encoded together in one Flavobacterium keumense window:
- a CDS encoding helix-turn-helix domain-containing protein has translation MIATCLKLIRKTRNEKKYSQKLMATELHFTQSYYTKVECGKAKISAELLFRILEALELDYADFVKKEKKQRLEDSLTLRKSIAANNHHSKADKDVRRSKSAALDKKMNSATLRA, from the coding sequence ATGATAGCCACCTGTCTGAAACTGATTAGAAAGACTAGAAACGAAAAGAAGTATTCCCAAAAACTTATGGCAACAGAGTTGCATTTTACACAAAGCTATTACACAAAAGTTGAATGTGGAAAGGCAAAAATCTCTGCGGAGTTATTATTCAGAATATTAGAAGCCTTAGAGTTAGATTATGCCGATTTCGTCAAAAAAGAAAAAAAGCAACGCTTAGAAGATTCTTTAACCCTTAGGAAGTCTATTGCAGCCAATAATCATCATTCAAAAGCAGATAAAGACGTTAGAAGAAGTAAAAGTGCAGCACTTGATAAGAAGATGAATTCTGCCACTTTACGAGCTTAA
- a CDS encoding methyltransferase family protein encodes MYFKYVAIGLLVVALIWTIIAQNQMKNSWRIGIDTETKTDLITSGLFKFSRNPIFLGIILSLVGLFLTTPNALTVLFLILGYVLIQIQIQSFKRL; translated from the coding sequence TTGTATTTTAAGTATGTTGCTATTGGACTTTTAGTAGTTGCCCTAATCTGGACAATTATTGCACAAAATCAAATGAAAAATTCTTGGAGAATAGGCATTGATACAGAAACTAAAACAGACCTTATTACATCTGGACTTTTTAAATTTTCTAGAAACCCAATTTTTTTAGGAATTATATTAAGTTTGGTTGGACTTTTTTTAACAACGCCAAATGCATTGACTGTCTTATTTTTGATTTTAGGTTATGTACTCATTCAAATACAAATACAATCATTTAAACGACTTTGA
- a CDS encoding PorP/SprF family type IX secretion system membrane protein, whose product MKKIKDILLVGTSLLFCIAIYSQEQNIFTRYRYHMNIINPAYVGVDGQTLLTSSLRRQWTGVPNGPESQYISFGTPLANNLAIGLSLENNKTFIEKQGFFGLDISYKLQISRNTDMYFGIKAVADFYEVNFSGLNTYNVFVDPSIQSISRFSPNIGVGTLLKGEGWYATFSVPRVFDLAKVKEKEGVALVYTDLPQMYIGAGMDFDISDNLMLKPSLNWNYIQKSPSILNLTTMFSFNDKFEIGANYSTDNKYAALTTLKVSNRFVFGYAYEMSTIAALARSKNTNEILLQFKF is encoded by the coding sequence ATGAAAAAAATTAAAGATATTTTGTTGGTAGGAACAAGTTTACTGTTTTGTATTGCCATTTATTCACAGGAGCAAAATATATTCACACGTTATAGGTATCATATGAATATTATTAATCCAGCTTATGTAGGTGTTGATGGGCAAACGTTACTAACCAGTTCATTGCGACGTCAATGGACTGGTGTTCCTAACGGTCCGGAATCTCAATATATTTCTTTTGGGACACCTTTAGCTAATAATTTGGCAATAGGACTTTCTTTAGAAAATAATAAAACATTTATTGAAAAACAAGGTTTTTTTGGACTTGATATATCATATAAATTGCAAATTTCAAGAAATACCGATATGTATTTTGGAATAAAGGCTGTTGCGGATTTTTATGAGGTTAATTTTTCTGGTCTAAATACCTATAATGTATTTGTAGACCCCTCTATTCAATCGATCAGTAGATTTTCACCTAATATTGGAGTAGGTACATTACTTAAAGGAGAAGGTTGGTATGCAACATTTTCAGTTCCAAGAGTTTTTGATTTAGCAAAAGTAAAAGAGAAAGAAGGAGTTGCATTGGTATACACAGATTTACCTCAAATGTACATTGGGGCAGGAATGGATTTTGATATTAGCGATAACTTAATGTTAAAGCCTTCATTGAATTGGAATTATATTCAAAAATCTCCATCTATTTTAAATCTAACAACCATGTTCAGTTTTAATGATAAGTTTGAAATTGGGGCTAATTATAGTACAGATAATAAATATGCTGCATTAACAACTCTTAAGGTAAGTAATAGATTTGTATTTGGTTATGCTTATGAAATGAGTACAATTGCTGCTTTGGCAAGATCGAAAAATACAAACGAAATATTATTACAGTTTAAGTTTTAA